One region of Eubalaena glacialis isolate mEubGla1 chromosome 6, mEubGla1.1.hap2.+ XY, whole genome shotgun sequence genomic DNA includes:
- the LOC133093235 gene encoding small ribosomal subunit protein uS2-like, translated as MWWMLAREVLRMRGTISCEHPWEVMPDLCFYRDPEEIEKEEQAAAEKAVTKEEFQDEWAAPAPEFTATQPEVADWSEGVQVPSVPIQQFPTDWSAQPATEDWSAALTARATEWVGTTTEWS; from the coding sequence ATGTGGTGGATGCTTGCCCGGGAAGTTCTGCGCATGCGCGGCACCATCTCCTGTGAACACCCATGGGAGGTCATGCCTGATCTCTGCTTCTACAGAGATCCTGaagagattgaaaaggaagagcagGCGGCAGCTGAGAAAGCTGTGACCAAGGAGGAATTTCAGGATGAATGGGCTGCTCCAGCTCCTGAGTTCACTGCTACTCAGCCTGAGGTGGCAGACTGGTCCGAAGGTGTACAGGTGCCCTCTGTGCCTATTCAGCAGTTCCCCACTGACTGGAGTGCTCAGCCCGCCACTGAAGACTGGTCTGCAGCTCTCACTGCTCGGGCCACTGAGTGGGTAGGAACAACCACTGAGTGGTCTTAA